Genomic DNA from Streptomyces sp. NBC_01571:
TCCGCTGCTGTGGACGGTGAAGTCCACCCGGAATCTGGCGGCCGAGCTGACGCGCCGGGGGCACCGGGTCGCTTCGGACACGGTGGCCGCGCTGTTGAAGGCGGAGGGCTTCTCCCTGCAGGGCACCTCGAGGACCACCGAGGGGGCCCGGCATCCGGACCGGGACGCCCAGTTCCGCTACATCAACGACCAGGTCACGGCGTACCTCGCCGATGGGCAGCCGGTCATCAGCGTGGATGCCAAGAAGAAGGAGACGCTGGGCAACTACGCGGTCATCGGACGCGAGTGGCATCGCGCCGGGCAGCCGGTGCAGGTCCGCGCGCACGACTTCCCCGAGAAGGGTTCCCAGAAAGCGGTGCCGTACGGGATCTACGACATCGGCGCGGATACCGGCTGGGTGTCGGTGGGCTGCGACGGGGACACCTCTGCCTTCGCGGTGGCCACTTTGCGCCGCTGGTGGAACGGTGAGGGGCGCCGCCGCTACCCGCACGCTTCTCGCCTGTTGGTCACCGCCGACGCCGGAGGCTCCAACGGCTACCGCGTGCGTGCCTGGAAGAAGGAACTCGCGGACTTCGCCTACGAGTTGGGCCTTGATGTGACTGTCTGTCACTTTCCGCCGGGAACATCGAAATGGAACAAAATAGAGCACAGGCTGTTCTCGCAGATCAGCATCAACTGGCGTGGCAGGCCCCTGACCAGCCACGAAGTCGTCGTCAGCACCATCGGAGCGACCACGACACGCAGCGGGCTGTCCGTCCACGCCGAGCTCGACCCCGGCGCCTACCCCACCGGCATCACCGTCCCCGACACCGTCATGGAGCGCCTGCCCCTGACGCCGCACGAGTGGCACGGCACGTGGAACTACACGTTGCGCCCCG
This window encodes:
- a CDS encoding ISAzo13 family transposase, with the protein product MDVLGLLLPHLDERQQRLTLGAAARVLGHGGIRMVAGAAGVAESTVSRGKRELEHAEEPAGRVRAPGAGRKPLREADPGLVPALLALVEPDQRGDPESPLLWTVKSTRNLAAELTRRGHRVASDTVAALLKAEGFSLQGTSRTTEGARHPDRDAQFRYINDQVTAYLADGQPVISVDAKKKETLGNYAVIGREWHRAGQPVQVRAHDFPEKGSQKAVPYGIYDIGADTGWVSVGCDGDTSAFAVATLRRWWNGEGRRRYPHASRLLVTADAGGSNGYRVRAWKKELADFAYELGLDVTVCHFPPGTSKWNKIEHRLFSQISINWRGRPLTSHEVVVSTIGATTTRSGLSVHAELDPGAYPTGITVPDTVMERLPLTPHEWHGTWNYTLRPEPLAPEPPPPSAEFGRFPTGDKLPIWLRHPSLTGLEPAAFDDLAVRYRAWCAEHPPIFLPGKRPDGGPGAGGRRLSVSDQLVVFLLKRRWSMTNAVLAEATSLAKSRIGATLQEVTPVLTALGHKIPAGAITVTTAHQLAAIAGHDPTLP